Genomic segment of Salvia hispanica cultivar TCC Black 2014 chromosome 2, UniMelb_Shisp_WGS_1.0, whole genome shotgun sequence:
GGATTTCAATTTCTCTGCCTTGATCTGTGGTCGACTCCGTGGCAGGTGGCTGCGGCGAGGGAGTTTTTTTATTGCCGCCGTCTACATTTTTCCTGTTTATCTTTGCCTTGTTTGCCCAGCCTGTGATCTTGGCTTGTATGTGATCTTCAAATATAGCCTTGTTGAATGAGCTTCCCATCTTCACTCCAGAAATCGAGAAAACTCTTACAAAACTGAAAACTATTGTATGTTTCTCTAAATTATAGAGGAAAGCAGACATACCTGAGCAACAATGGCATACAGTGGCAGGGTACTATAACTGCAAAGAAGCTGCACCAGCACCCTATACACGAACACATTGTCgtgttatatttttgtttaacaAATGGGAAACTGATGTGTAGGAGTGTGGTGTATGTACCCTATTATGAGCCGGGGGATTATGTAGCCGAATTCTCCCATGATGCAAGAATCGAAGCCATACAAGACCTGCAGCGGCAATATGATGTTTGAGTTTGGAGTGTTGCAGGGAGAAGGGAAACAATCATATCTCACCAACACCCAGAAGAAAACTGCGATCTCGAAGGAGTTCtggaagagaataatgtggatgaggatgaggacgAGACGCGGTTTGTTGAACCAGAAATGATGATCAGAAGGCTTCACCACAAGCTCCCCAGGTATTGCTACATGCCTTTGAGCCACTTCTCTTGCTAGTTGAGTGATAATGTGCTCAAGTTTTGCTCCCACAGCAAGAAGAAGCTACCAAATCAACAAAAGGAGGTTAATTaggtttgtgtgtgtgtgtgtgtgtgtgtgtgtgtgagagagagagagagagggctCACAATCAAGGGCAAGAATGCAATCCAGAAATATGCATGCCATCCTGCATGATAAATGTTATGTATATAAACCAGCATTGGTGGAAAGATTTAATCTTGGAGGAAGTAGAACTGAGAAGTTACCATGAACATTGAGCAGCAAGAAAAGCACCACAAGAATCCATAAATACCAACTGCATGGGACAGAAAATCAGTAAACAAGGTTGTAACAGTGTGATAAGGTGAGAAAATACCGACCTTATACCGACGACTTTCTTGAAATCAGTTTCGAGAGCACGGAGCATGTACTTGTAGAAGTTGAACTTGGGATTATCTCTGTAATGATTCTGGAAAAAACACTTGTAAAGGTTGTTTGTGCAGGAGAAGAGAGCAGTGGTAAAGGTGAGAAGCTTACATTGATGAAGCCGCGGCGAAGAGTGGTGTAATCTAGTTCATTCACAGATCCATAAAATTGCTTGAAAAAGGAGTGCTGAAAAAGAAGAGTTACAAGAAAGAGTAGTGTAGTATTTGGAAGAAAATGAGAGCTACCACTTACCAGCCAACTCAAAAGAGCCAAGTCTTTCCCAATGCCAAGAAACCTCCCTCTAATGAAATCATGCTGGTGGATGTGTGTTACTTTTTCTTGCTGTTGCTGCCCTGCGTATGTATACCAAACACACCAACTTAGTTGTGTTAAGAATTGcaacacaaataaatactactccctccgtcgcgaataggagtctcatttattttcggtacatgttttaagaaatgttaagaaaagtgggtgggagaaagttaatgaaatatgagtctcacctgtatatattagtttcaaACGATGTGTGtggagtgagttagtggaatgtgagacttctttatcatttatagtaattatgaactgagactcctattcatggacggaccaaaatggaaaaacgagatttctattcgcggacagagagagtatctCGTAAGGAGAGAACTGAAACTATTATATCAGTCTCATAGGTCACTTCTCCTATCCCCCATTGAATTCTCTATATGGATTTCTATCATAGTAGCAAAGAGCGGGTCATCGATCAATTGACCCCAACACTATATTTGGACTATAAATTTGGGTCAGTTCGGTAGAGGACTACTAGTCCAACCCAATCAGAAAAAACTACCCCCGCGCCATGGTTCATCTTGAAGGATTCCATAGGACAATATCCCATACATGTATAAAAAAAGCTAAAACCATTATATAAGTCTCATAGGTCACTTCTCCTATTGCCAATTGGTTTTGGGATGGAATCCTATAGATTTCTATCGAGTTGGTCAAGTTGGATCGACGTATGTGGAGATGTGTACATTACCTTGTTCTTGATCGCCTTCCTTTTTCTGGATAGCATCTTCCCAATGTTTCCATTGCCGAATCTGCAGtacaaaacaattaataaagaagCCACACTTATCAaggtgtttttgtttttaccaACCTGTAAGCTTCCAAAGAGAATTGTTAGAGCAGAGAATACAACATGCACCACAGCTAGcacaaatatgaatatatggaGATCATGCAATGCCTGTAGAGACAACAATGGAGCCTTCCCCtgcatacatacatacatatatcaATTAATCCATCCCAATTATCATAAATATGTGCATTTGAATTCCTTTTTCTAGAACCTCTAATTGACAATGGCCTTGAGCATCAGATGGCGCTGCAAGAAGGCGGCGGTGGCCACTACCACCATCGCCTTCTTGatcatctttttcctttttgcaAGGTAGCCAGTCATATGTTAAATGTTGTGCTATGCATATTGTGCTGATTCTATCTTGGAAAACAGTGAGCAGCAGTGATATGAATCCAAGCAACATCAACTCTGCATCAACCCGCTCGCCCCATCAATACTAACttcgtccatgaaaaatagtcttataatttaatagtagtaagtTTTCTCTTTAAccactttttttaatcatttcttactttaccaattttgcatcaAAGCTCGTGTTGTCTACAACTAAGACTGGACGCAAGTAGTATATAcaaccctctctctctcactcgcTCGCTTACCTTCCTTAATCTTGAGCAACGCTTCGAAAAGGGGCCATTGCTTTTTCCTCACCAAGAACTGTACACACAAATCACAtgatcatcttcatcatcatcgtcatcatACAAATCAAATGATCAAAAACAAGAGAAATGTTATAACCTTGCCAGTGTAGTGAAGGATTCTTTCTGCAATCAAAGAGATGGCGACGATCACCGTACACACCAACGCCAGCACCCACGTTGGCGTATACTTCAAACTCTCTCCGTCTCCCCCGCCGGCCATTGTTAATAATCACCTCTTTCCTAATAATTCcatttaaattcttaataGCTACCACAGCAAGTCAAGCAGGGAGACTGCATTTAAAATGTTGAATTGGGACAACTTGCATTATGGTTTAGGTCCACAAAAAGTTAATTTGACGTAGACTTCCACGAAGgcaattttaatgaatatgtTAAGTTGCAACTAATCTGTTGTTTTGCTCCTTTTTTGGTCGTCGCATTAGTCGATGGTTCCTATCATATGGCAATTAGTTCTTGTCGTGTGAACAACGTTTACAACATCTTCATTTCCCACCtttgcaaataaataaaatttaattgaggCCATCtctttattactccctccatcctataACAttataatagatgtcacatatcctataatattataatagatgtcacatttgGGTACTGATCTcctcaaaaaatagacaaatttataaattacacgagttttaatttgtaattattaaattaaaatagagatgggaaaaaagtaaaagagggGGAAAATGTGATGGAAGAAGTGTTAGCGGATTATGGACTCCATACTATAAAAGaatgtaggagtattatttgttgaatacTCTCTGTATATATAGGACGGAAGGAAAGATGTGtgtaaagtagagaaaatacatatatttatgcTAATGTGAGAtagaattttttcaaaaagaaaaaaaacaaaactaaaaggGAGCATAGAGCTCATTGACGCTGCAAGGATGAAGAAGGGTCTTCATGTAGATGAAAAGGTTCCAACATAGAACCCATTTTGAGAATGATATTGTTTCCCTATAGCGTCATCCATCGTTTACTGGATTTAAATCTCAGACTCAAAACACAGTGAAATTAAAAGTTGAATGATGTAAATAGTTTCATATTTGAAAACCACATTTAGTTTTTACTTATTAAGCTACAACTCAAGCCTTAGGCATCCAGAGTATCACatgaaacatgaaaaaaaatgtagtttTTACTTAGCTACAACTCAAGCCTTCAGCATCTAGAATACGCACATAAAATACGACATGTAGTTTTTGCTTAAGTCGATAATAGCTCAATTACTGATGCACGCACAGGCCTAGCAACTACCTCAACCAGAGTTGATCTCAATGCTTAAAAACATTTGCGATGGATGACAGATGGCCCGTGCTCGTCATAATCAGCCTTGGTCAGATGCTGGTTCTGAGGGAACACCACTTTGGCTAGTATGGCTCCTCCCACCCATGCTGAGTGTCTTGTCACATTATCCGGCATGTATTCTGGCGCCTGTGTAATAAGACACAATTAGATGTGCTGTGCATAAAAAAACGTTCAACTGTATGCACCCCGAATGGTAGGCTCTGCTATAGTTAGTAGTGGATTATACCTTCACCAGACAAGGACGGATAGCAGAGGAGGAGAGAGCAGCTTCCTTCTGAAACCTATCCTCGAAACCTACAACCGAAGGGATAAAACATCAAGGCATTTCCTTTAGCTTTATATAGGAGACATAATATAAAGTTAACAATGATAACTTAAGAAAGCAATCATCACATCTCACCAGTCATACAGGCAGTTCCACCACACAGCACAGTATTTTCCAGCAGTTGGCGGTGATTCTCAGTTGACACAGTTGAGATACAACGAACAAGCTGCTCAGCTATTCCATGAGCCTCTAAACCTAAAATTGATGGTTGGAATAAGGCCTCACCAACAGTATACCGttcttttccaatttttatCACCTGAATTAGATAGCATTAGAACATCAAACCAAAGTCTGTAAACAATCGGAATCTAAAGAAATGTGTGATATGCAAAGGGATTCTCTCTCATTTCACCAGCAGATAGAAATACATATAACCTGTCCATCAGGCAGAGTGTGTTGCTCCTCAGGGCATCCCTGCTGGAACCTTCTATAAGCAGCCTCGTCCTCAGCACAGCAGGAATATTGCTCCTTCAACTTTTCCACGTCAGAGATGCTTAAGTTCACATGTGGATTGGACGTACGGAGTTCTTGAGCAAATAAGTTGGTCAAATCCAAACCACCTATTTCAAATCTTCTAGATGATATATGTTGAACAGCACCTTCTATTACTGATGCAATAtctgaaaattttgagaaaataaaccATTTGTTAACAGAACTTGTACCAGAGACAAACTATACTACTGGCCTAGGTCAAGTCCTTCGGCAGTCAAAAGGAACACTTGATACAGATAGAGTTGACGACAAACAATGAAGAATAAGCAGAACACCTCAAACTTGAGCTAATCGAAGCTACCTACAAGTCAAAACATACAGGTTgccaaaacaaaaatggcTGATAAAGTCATATGAGTAAAAACAGAGGAGACCACTCCATTATCATTATTGAGTTAAAAATTGGTCCATATGAGTAAAAGAAAAAGCTGAGAGAACACATCTAGAGCCGAGAGACAAAGTTTCGCAAATAAGGTaaaattcctttttttctttatttttttcccaatgTTTTATGAGGAATGGCAGCATATTAACGGTTAATAGTTCCACAAGACTTTGCAATTAACTTTTTTGTATCTAACTAAACATTGTTTAACCGTAGAAAGAAAGAACAAGACATCCAGATGATTTGCCACTTACTAAATTTAGATATATGTTTGagttcaaataaataaactaccACTACTACATAATTAATGGGTTAAGATCAAGCTCATACAGTAGTTCAGGCCAATAAATGTCTACATGTCATCTTCACATCAGCAGTTCAAGAAAGGAAAATCAGAAACAGCAGGTTCAGCAACACATACCCATTTTTCCATGTCCGATATCAACTGTGCATCCTGAAATGCGGCCTAAAGCATAAAGTGATAGCACTGCTTGCTCAGATGCAAAAAAGCCTGAGATGTTGAACTTTTCAAACATCAATTGTACCAATTGCTCTCTAACTGCCTGTTTCACAATATATGACGTTGACAGATCAGAGAAGTGtttaaacaatatatattcCCATGTCACATGATTTGAATGCTACATTAGCATCCTatagttttgaaatttaatttatttaaaggTCAATAACACGTCCATTACCAGCACTTTATAGAACAACACATATCTGAGAAGGCCAGGAACAAATGAAAGATATAAATTTGACAAAGAGAAGACTTTGACTAAACCAACCTTTGGAGTTGCCAGTGGATCTGTAAACAAAATTTGGCCTTCATTACCAATCTCCCAGCCAAGACCAGTATATAACACATGGCTTAGTAAATCTTCCATGGCATCCCAATCTCTGATAAAGCCTCGGACAACTGGATCAATAGTCACACTTTCGAGGGAGGAAGAATCGGTGAAGGATTCATCTGCTGGTACACGTTGCATTTGTGTTGGAATTACCTAAAATGAGGAGGGGACATTGTAAATAAAGTATGTAAGAGAAAATGGCATAAATGAAAGAAATCATCATAGTTAAGTGTAGACAAGTGCTAAAAAAGGGTATGGAGCACTGAAAATGGTGAACAACATATATCCAATATAATAAGTAAATCACTAAGAAAAAGGCTTCCcaataaaatcattatttcCCTAAatcataaaagaaatattaccTCAGGGTCACATTCAGGAAGGGCATGATTATATTTGAAAAGTTTAGAACCAGCGTCAACCACAGCTGGTTCCATGCTCCAAATTGAGTTCCAGAGGAACCGCGACAGCCCAATGGTGGATGATGAATTGAGATAGAGAAATTGGAGGAGAAAAGTTGAAATGTAGGGCAACTAAAACTAAGCCGATGTTCATTTATAGGACAGGGGAAAAGGTGGTGAAGATGCTCATTTATTCCATGGTACTAAAGCTGACGTGTGAGCGA
This window contains:
- the LOC125205595 gene encoding MLO-like protein 1 isoform X2 gives rise to the protein MAGGGDGESLKYTPTWVLALVCTVIVAISLIAERILHYTGKFLVRKKQWPLFEALLKIKEELMLLGFISLLLTVFQDRISTICIAQHLTYDWLPCKKEKDDQEGDGGSGHRRLLAAPSDAQGHCQLEGKAPLLSLQALHDLHIFIFVLAVVHVVFSALTILFGSLQIRQWKHWEDAIQKKEGDQEQGQQQQEKVTHIHQHDFIRGRFLGIGKDLALLSWLITPLFAAASSIDNPKFNFYKYMLRALETDFKKVVGISWYLWILVVLFLLLNVHGWHAYFWIAFLPLILLLAVGAKLEHIITQLAREVAQRHVAIPGELVVKPSDHHFWFNKPRLVLILIHIILFQNSFEIAVFFWVLVLYGFDSCIMGEFGYIIPRLIIGVLVQLLCSYSTLPLYAIVAQMGSSFNKAIFEDHIQAKITGWANKAKINRKNVDGGNKKTPSPQPPATESTTDQGREIEIQTISAPSNGQN
- the LOC125205595 gene encoding MLO-like protein 1 isoform X1; its protein translation is MAGGGDGESLKYTPTWVLALVCTVIVAISLIAERILHYTGKFLVRKKQWPLFEALLKIKEELMLLGFISLLLTVFQDRISTICIAQHLTYDWLPCKKEKDDQEGDGGSGHRRLLAAPSDAQGHCQLEGKAPLLSLQALHDLHIFIFVLAVVHVVFSALTILFGSLQIRQWKHWEDAIQKKEGDQEQGQQQQEKVTHIHQHDFIRGRFLGIGKDLALLSWLHSFFKQFYGSVNELDYTTLRRGFINNHYRDNPKFNFYKYMLRALETDFKKVVGISWYLWILVVLFLLLNVHGWHAYFWIAFLPLILLLAVGAKLEHIITQLAREVAQRHVAIPGELVVKPSDHHFWFNKPRLVLILIHIILFQNSFEIAVFFWVLVLYGFDSCIMGEFGYIIPRLIIGVLVQLLCSYSTLPLYAIVAQMGSSFNKAIFEDHIQAKITGWANKAKINRKNVDGGNKKTPSPQPPATESTTDQGREIEIQTISAPSNGQN
- the LOC125208533 gene encoding actin-related protein 7-like — encoded protein: MDAVVIDAGTKMLKSGFAVPDQPPSMVIPTQMQRVPADESFTDSSSLESVTIDPVVRGFIRDWDAMEDLLSHVLYTGLGWEIGNEGQILFTDPLATPKAVREQLVQLMFEKFNISGFFASEQAVLSLYALGRISGCTVDIGHGKMDIASVIEGAVQHISSRRFEIGGLDLTNLFAQELRTSNPHVNLSISDVEKLKEQYSCCAEDEAAYRRFQQGCPEEQHTLPDGQVIKIGKERYTVGEALFQPSILGLEAHGIAEQLVRCISTVSTENHRQLLENTVLCGGTACMTGFEDRFQKEAALSSSAIRPCLVKAPEYMPDNVTRHSAWVGGAILAKVVFPQNQHLTKADYDEHGPSVIHRKCF